CGCCGCGAAGAACAGCACGGCGAACGCGACGTAGCCGCCGACGTGGGCCGTCGGGAACGCCACGTCCTCTTCCTCCTCGGCGTCCACGTTCAGGTACTCGTACAGCGGTTCGACGTTCGGGCCGGGGTCGATGCGGCCGCGGTCCTGGTTGAAGTCGACGACGCCCGCGTCGTCCATCTTCGGCAGGTGACACTGGTAGAGGCCGATGTAGACGCGTTTGCGCTGCTGGGCGTTCAACTGCTGGACCGTCGTGTCGTTCTCGATGGCGGCGATGTGCTCGGCGAGTTCGCCGATGGTGATGGTGTCTTCCGTCTCCCGGAGGTACTCCAGGACGAGCCGCCGTCGTCGGTTCTTCAGAATCTCGAAGGTGACGTCCAGCGGGAGTTCCTCCCGCTGGTCGTCTGCCTCCTCGTCGCCGTCGGTTGATGGCTGGGGGAGGCTGTCAGGTTCCCTCGCGACGGGCTCCGATGGCCCGGTGTCCGATTGACTCCCCGATTCTCCGCCTGTGTGGGTTCCCTCTAGCATCGTTGTGGTCTTCGTGTACCGCGTGTCGTTCGTTACCGATTCGCTTCCGTCAGACGCCCGTGTGTCACGCGTCATCTCGCGGGCGCCGTCCCCCCGCTCGGATTGCTGACTCGTCACAACCCCCGGTCCCGGGTGAGGACTTCCCCCGGTTTCGTGGACGCGCCCGCTGCGAGCGTGACGCCCGCGTCGAGGCACGTCCCGATGCCCAACTTCGCTCCCGCCCCGACGACCGCGCCGAACTTCCGACGGCCCGTGGACACCCGGTCGCCGTCGTGGGCGACCCGCACGGGTTCGTCGTCGTGTCGCAGGTTCGCAACCTGCGTGCCGGCCCCGAGATTCGCACCGGGGCCGACCACGCTGTCCCCCACGTAGGTGAGGTGTGGAGCGCGCGCGTCGTCGAGGAGGACGCTGTTTTTCACTTCCACCGCGTGACCGATTCGGACTTCCCGGCCCAGAAAGGTACGTCCTCTAACATAAGCGTTTGGTCCGACTCGAACACCCGGCGAGAGGTACGCTGGCCCCTCCACGACGCACCCGGACTCCACGACGGCGCCCGGTTCGACCACGACGTCCCCCCGAATCTCGGCCGACCCGTGGACATCGCCGCGGACCGAGCGGGACTGCTCGTCGAGGACGACGCCGTTCGCCTCCAGTAGGTTCCACGGGCGGCGCACGTCGAACCCGAACGGACAGTCAACGGGCTCGGGGTGTTCGAGCGCGTCCGCGAGTTTCGGGACGGACGCCGCCCGTCGCGCGCGCTCGACAGACACCGAGAACGCGAGCGGCGGGCGTTCGACGGCCTCGTCGCCCGTCCGGACTGCGGCCGCGGGCCGCGCCGCCGCGACGCGCCGAATCGTCTCGCCGGCCAGCACCGCCGTCGCGAGCGCCACGACCACGCGGTCGTCCGACTCGTGTCCGCGTGGTGATATTTTCCCCAGGTCGGCTGCGACCTCGTCCACGACGTCCGCCGCGGTTCCCCACTCGCTAACGTCGGCCGCGTCGGTCACGACCGCGAGTTCGTCCACGCCCGCGGCGACCATCGCGTCCGCGGCGCGCTCGACCGCGGGGGCGCCCGCAACCGGATACAGCGCCGCCGAACGCGCCGGTTCGACCCGGGGCGACAGTTCGCTCGGCGTCCACAGCACTCCCAACATGTCCGTCAATCAGACATCATTCGACGTGCTTAGTTACCCGTCGGCTACGCGGCGCTAAGCCCTTCCAAACAGCGAGTAACGGTTCGCACCGCGGGACACTCGACGCCGCGCCGGGTGGATGTTTCGGGGTAACGGCGGGGTGGGAGCCACCAACCGCCGAATAACAATGCCCGGATGAGCCGATTGGTGTACGTTACCTTGGACGGTAAGCGCGTCCAAAACCACAATGACCCCGAACACACCGAATCCCCGCACGGAACGGCCCCGGACGCGAAGCCACCAGCACCGGCCGCCACGGACGGCTCGCCGCCGTGCCCGCAACCCCCTCGGAGGGAACAGATGTGCGGAATAACGGCGTGCGTCGCCACCGACGACGTGGCCGACACGCTGCTCGCCGGCCTCCGGAACCTCGAGTACCGGGGGTACGACTCGGCGGGCGTCGCGACCCGGAACGGTGACGGCGTGACCGTCGTGAAACGCGAGGGCGGCATCGACGAACTCGCCGCGAAACTCGACGACGCCGACCCGTCCGGCCGCCTCGGCGTCGGGCACACGCGCTGGAGTACACACGGCGCGCCCAC
The nucleotide sequence above comes from Halobacterium litoreum. Encoded proteins:
- a CDS encoding DUF7344 domain-containing protein, which encodes MLEGTHTGGESGSQSDTGPSEPVAREPDSLPQPSTDGDEEADDQREELPLDVTFEILKNRRRRLVLEYLRETEDTITIGELAEHIAAIENDTTVQQLNAQQRKRVYIGLYQCHLPKMDDAGVVDFNQDRGRIDPGPNVEPLYEYLNVDAEEEEDVAFPTAHVGGYVAFAVLFFAAQMASAHAVATATVGVFLVAALAVSYRSYVESRAEQER
- a CDS encoding glucose-1-phosphate thymidylyltransferase, with product MLGVLWTPSELSPRVEPARSAALYPVAGAPAVERAADAMVAAGVDELAVVTDAADVSEWGTAADVVDEVAADLGKISPRGHESDDRVVVALATAVLAGETIRRVAAARPAAAVRTGDEAVERPPLAFSVSVERARRAASVPKLADALEHPEPVDCPFGFDVRRPWNLLEANGVVLDEQSRSVRGDVHGSAEIRGDVVVEPGAVVESGCVVEGPAYLSPGVRVGPNAYVRGRTFLGREVRIGHAVEVKNSVLLDDARAPHLTYVGDSVVGPGANLGAGTQVANLRHDDEPVRVAHDGDRVSTGRRKFGAVVGAGAKLGIGTCLDAGVTLAAGASTKPGEVLTRDRGL